Genomic window (Caldisericia bacterium):
TAGTATGAATCATCTTTTCCTAAGGCAAAATCAAGTGCTCTTTTGCTTACCCCAACTATTCCAATTCCTGGAGGAGACATAAGTCCTTTCTGAGATGCTCCTACAACTACATCTATTCCCCACTCCCTCATATCAATTTTAAGGATTCCCATTGAACTTACAGCATCCACTATTATAAACATGTCAGAAACTTTTCTTACAGCATCCACTATCTCTTTCAAAGGATTTGCAACAGCTGTTGAAGTCTCGTTATGGGTCAAAAAGAGTGCCTTTGCATCCTTCTCCTTTTTGATGAAATTTACAACCTCTTCTGGTTTTACTGCTCTCCCATATGGAATCTTGAGTTTAACTGCATCCCTTCCAAAGGAAAGATTAATTCTGAAGAACCTATCTCCAAAAAATCCGGTATCAACAACTATAACCTTATCACCTCTGTTTGTGAAGTTTTGAACAGCAAGTTCCATTGCACCTGTTCCAGAAGAGGGGATTAAGAAGATATCTCCATCAGGATTTATCAGTTTCTTTAAGATTTCCCTTGTCTCTGTGAATATCTTTTTAAACAAAGGACCTCTATGGTTTATCATTGGATGAGTCATGGCAGCGATAACTCTTGGAGGGAGTGGAGTTGGTCCTGGTATCATCAAGAATTCTTTGTCAATCATAACTAACCTCCTATGCTCCATATTTTTTTAGTCTTCTTGCATGGGCAAGAAGGAGAGGCATCAAGTTTACCCCTTTAATTATACCCAATTCTCCCTTTAAACATTCTCTTTCAGTAAATCTATTGGATAGTCCTCCAAATACATATGGGGAGTGTATTAGAACTGGAACTGGATGGAATGAATGAGATTTCATCTTTGATGGAGTGGAGTGATCACCTGTTATGGAAACTACATCAAACCCAAGGGAGAGAATCTCTGGTAAAATATTGTCAAACTCCTCAATTATATGAATCTTTTTCTCAAAATTTCCATCCTCTCCATATGAATCTGTTTTTTTGATATGGAAGTATATAAAATCAAAATCTTTATAAACCTTTTTTAATACCTTAAGTTCCTCCTCTATTGAAAAACCAGATACAGGAACAATCTCCATTCCAACGAGTCTTGAGAGACCTTTATACATGGGGTATGTGGCAATACAACCTGCCTTAAGTTTATAAACTTCAGGAAATTTAGGAATGTTTGGGACAGTTGAGTATCCTCTTAAAAGAAGGTAGTTTGCCTTCTCTCCCTTAAGAATCTCCTTCACTTCTCTTAAAAATTTCTTTAAAATCTCTGATACCCTTTCTGCTTCATCTGTGAGTGGTTCTGGGGGAATTACCTCCTCGCCCACCATCTGAGGGTCAGTTTCTTTAATCATAGCCATTTTTTCATTAACCTTATCTTTAAACCTTAAGATTAAAGCAGACCTGTATTCCATTGCTGGTTCCATTATTATTTGAACTCCATCAATTTCCTTTATCCTCTCAGTTATTTTTCTTGTGAGTCTTCTGTTCTCCTCAGTGGGAATTCTTCCTGCCCTCCTATCTAAAACAACTATCCTTCCATTCTCCTCTTTTACAGTTGCATAATTTGTTCTTATAGCTATATCCCTATCAGTTACATCAAGCCCAATTCCCAGTGCCTCAAGAA
Coding sequences:
- a CDS encoding 2,3-bisphosphoglycerate-independent phosphoglycerate mutase produces the protein MDEQKLISELVERNETKIILIVLDGLGGLPVKDEKSELEISKTPNLDKLVKRSATGLHIPVLPGISPGSGPGHLSIFGYDPIKWEIGRGLLEALGIGLDVTDRDIAIRTNYATVKEENGRIVVLDRRAGRIPTEENRRLTRKITERIKEIDGVQIIMEPAMEYRSALILRFKDKVNEKMAMIKETDPQMVGEEVIPPEPLTDEAERVSEILKKFLREVKEILKGEKANYLLLRGYSTVPNIPKFPEVYKLKAGCIATYPMYKGLSRLVGMEIVPVSGFSIEEELKVLKKVYKDFDFIYFHIKKTDSYGEDGNFEKKIHIIEEFDNILPEILSLGFDVVSITGDHSTPSKMKSHSFHPVPVLIHSPYVFGGLSNRFTERECLKGELGIIKGVNLMPLLLAHARRLKKYGA
- a CDS encoding alanine--glyoxylate aminotransferase family protein, whose protein sequence is MIDKEFLMIPGPTPLPPRVIAAMTHPMINHRGPLFKKIFTETREILKKLINPDGDIFLIPSSGTGAMELAVQNFTNRGDKVIVVDTGFFGDRFFRINLSFGRDAVKLKIPYGRAVKPEEVVNFIKKEKDAKALFLTHNETSTAVANPLKEIVDAVRKVSDMFIIVDAVSSMGILKIDMREWGIDVVVGASQKGLMSPPGIGIVGVSKRALDFALGKDDSYYFGIKNLKAKGDIGQPFTTFPVSTLFGLREALNILLEEGFEKTYERHRIYKKLVRESLKEIGLKFVANDEDSSPCVTAVFSPEGINGEEIVRVSREKYNVEIASIQGDLKGKAFRIGHMGYINSNDLLVTVASVESTLYSLGYKFDLGSGVKKFINLRLNSGV